The genomic stretch ttgtagttagcaacttaggaattgagttagcaatataagaCACCCCTTATAAGCATAATTCAATTTaagtcattatttaattttatggtttgatttaattttgaacATGGTTGAATCTCTTTTACCTCTCAAATACtcaatctcatattttatttatttatttgattactCACGGTAAATGTTTGTGCATACTAAATTGTGCACCGATCAAGTCTTGATAATATCATCAAAAGATGTTCGAAATCAGATTTTATTGCTCAGAAAATTggtcagttggaatttattccacgaacgataaataatactataataatgAATTAGATCATTCTTAGgaaaaaaatgttaattaattcAGTCAATAGCAGACTTTAGTTAATTggtggatatttatatcttaagtatgaaaaataaaatattaaagagAAAGCCCATAATATTCGTGTTTCAGATTTGCATAGACAACCAATATTATTTTCTATAGTTGGtgataataatattgaatttgGGGGTACATCTTTACCACTTGTTTTCACATGGATACGCCTAGAAGTGCCCAAGGTTTACGGTTCTGGCGGTTAACCGCGAAACCATAACCGGCGGCTatggttccgaaccggaaccgtgaaaatttacccgaaccaaaaccctcgATTTTTGAACCGTGATTCGGTTCATGTTCAAAAATTCTCAAATCGAAACAGTGTTGAACCGCGAAAAACCATCGAAAACCAGCGATTCGGAACCGTAAAAAACCGCTGGTTTGGAACCGAAACCGCAACCGCTTAAAACTCACAATTCTATCAATATCTTGTCCTTTCAATTGCACTATTCATCAGTCATATAATTTgtaattatgtatatttatgtatcctaataaaatttatatgaaaataccaaaaaaaaaattattaatgttAAACTTACATATGTAACAAAAACTACAACATCATTAATAATGTCTCAATTTGCCTCAGAGACCTTGCAAACCGAATcactttttaaaatatcaacaatctATAAATGAACTCACTCCAAAATACTAATGATTTATTTTGCTATTTACTTGAGGTAGTTAAAAATCATTCAGGataaaattgcaaaaaaaatgtaatattGTCAAAGAAGCATAGCTTGCTATAATTTTCAATGTATATACCTCACACCTCTACACAAGTAAAATACACTAACGAACTAAAATGAAGATGCATCACATGTCCATTCGTGTCATGTGTATATTTATTAGAACTTGACACATAATTGAGCCATGCCAAAGTGGCTGAAAACTCTAAATTAACATATTGAGGACGACAAAGCTCAGATTAATGGGTAAGACGTTTCTCCTTCAAAGAACATGTCCAGGAGGTGTGTATGAATTGTAACTAActaaaaatacatatcataaaTTGATGTAAAATTTATGAAACATGACAGAAGCATTCAGAGTGGTAGAAACAATACAAGGTGAAGGGATCGTGTGGGAGAAAGGTCTATTTTGGTGAAGCTGGTCCCATATTCTGTACAGGAGGAGCGGCCAATTCCACCATATTCCGGCTACTGGAATTTAGGTCTTGAGATCTTTCGCGGATTTCTCTGTATTCTTGACAAATGGCACATAAATGACAGAAGAAATGTGTGACAAAGTCTCCACATGGTGCTTCCTGCATCCCAAACACAAGATGCTGAGATTTATTTGCTGGACTTATTTTATCGAAAGCTTTCATGCACATGGTATGATGCTGTAAACAGAACCGAAGAAGTACATCAAATTTACGAGTGCAAAACTAGAACCCATAATGTCAAGGGACATAACACCCTAATTGGTCGAAACCAACTGATTCTGAAACAAATTGATTATTATTGGTCGTGATGCAACGGAATACTATGTCCGTGCAACATAGTCAATGAAGGGCATTTAGAACTAATGGAGGAGAAACATAACCAAGAAGCTTAAAGAAAACGTATCCCTTGAAACAATATCTTTGATCAACATCAATGGTCAAGCCTTGTGGTCTACAGTGAGTGAACACGAACACCAAACGTGCATTGAATAGACAAGAAATGAAGATATACCTCCAAATTGTAGTTTTCCCTTAAAGTCCTCCGATAGCCACATGCATAACAGGCAGCAAGGCATCCAGGGGCGCCCAACATAGCACCTTCCGTCATCACACAGCATAGAGTATTCACAAGAGCCCATAATACAAAATGCATCATACAAGATCCTATTAGAGTTCCAGAACCCAAAGACTCTGCGTTTCTCCCAAAAAGATAGCACGGGCAAATAAGCCCAACACAACCTGTCACGTAAATAATATCAACCCAGCAATTACTTGACTAATATATACTTCAGACAACATATTTTCAGTGAACCACTTAGAATGAATGCATCATAGACCAATCGAATCATATGCAAGCCTTTTTTCTTTCATAAACAGAAACCTTAGACAGACCAGTCCCCGCAGACTAATCACGAGCAACTTACATCACGCAAGGAAATCACGATGTCTTTAATGAGCGAGCACATTGAGTTAGCTAAATGCACTGCAATGCTCAATATCCGGTCTATAGATTGAGATCAGTAAATAACTCATAAAAACACATTTTCCACACAATTGCCAATAACTGATCATTTAACCGCATGCATATCACACAAATTAGCAAGGCATGATCCAACACTCCAGCACTATCAAAAAGCACCTTTCATTCACTTTTTTGCTTCTGATAAATCAAGATCACAGGGCATAAAGTAGCATACAGCTCTGCATATCATCGAAACAAGCACAGATTCCCGAAGACCACTGCCCTGGAACACTACTGTTGTGTTGTGATCTGGGATCAACATCGGCGGGTGTTGGTACTACATCTGCTTCTGCATCTGACTGCCCGAGGGGGATGTAACGTGGTGGAACATATGTGTTCTGGCCCACCATATTACTTGAAGACCAAAGAATTCACAGCTCAGTCCCGTTCACAACCTTGATCAGCAATCTGCACCAAGCATTTAGAAGAGAGTCAAATAAAACTGATATCATGTCAAAGTTCCATGTAGAATTGCATTCTGTTATTTTCTCATCTTAACCACAAAATTGCGTTTATCTCACTACTGGCTACTGAACTTTTTTGTTAAACAGACATCTTCTGCTATGCTATTTATACATACCGTTTCTTGCAAAACTTATAAGATCACCAAAAGTGCACAGCATTGATCACCAAGAGTGCACAGCATTAACACCATTTCACCCCCTATTATGAACACAGCACACAAATTTAGGCAACCGTTCACAAACAAAGCAAGTGACCTATTGTCAACCCCAAAGTCAAAATAATTCTCAGAAAActtcataaatttaattatacctAAAATCCTTTAACCCTAAAAGTTCCAAGTAAGATTGAACATTGAGATATTATCATTATGCCCCAATGGAAATGGCAACGCAaaactttttttgtttttttcttgagGGGAATTAAACCCAAATTAAATCCCTTGGCCAAAAAATTGAACAATAGTCAAAATCTGATAAAATTGTACCTCGGTCAGATTTTTACAACGAATTCTAAAGGAGCATCATCGGTAAAGAacctgatggggtacggactaaacaagcccaacagcagtgacggcccatcagccaaACAagacggactaaacaagcccaacagcagtgacggcccatcagcccaaggaagagtatgagttcggcattaccaaagagttcggcctcagcctacagctcggtaaaagccaaccaaccatcacgctctcaggtcggcatcaagctctactctcagatcggcaaccaaagcagttcggtctcagtaagagttcggcctctctcaggtcggcatcaagctctactctcagatcggcaaccaaagcagttcggtctcagtattcgaccgaacaaggagttagtggacccatacaggatttccacaacttccaacacacccactaccacgtggtgtcaactcaggccacgatcgtaggccatgacctacgctacatgcaggacctccatgacct from Salvia splendens isolate huo1 chromosome 4, SspV2, whole genome shotgun sequence encodes the following:
- the LOC121797974 gene encoding protein PLANT CADMIUM RESISTANCE 10-like; amino-acid sequence: MVGQNTYVPPRYIPLGQSDAEADVVPTPADVDPRSQHNSSVPGQWSSGICACFDDMQSCCVGLICPCYLFGRNAESLGSGTLIGSCMMHFVLWALVNTLCCVMTEGAMLGAPGCLAACYACGYRRTLRENYNLEEAPCGDFVTHFFCHLCAICQEYREIRERSQDLNSSSRNMVELAAPPVQNMGPASPK